A genome region from Halarchaeum grantii includes the following:
- a CDS encoding sodium/proline symporter, with protein MPSGIAGSAGTWVLGTFAAYLLILLGIGLYSSQLMDTVDDYVIGGREVGPVVTGFSERASEMSGWLTLGVPGDAYNTGVMAFYNALGMIPADLFAWAGMAKRLRKYSEIVRAVTLPTFFATRLQDDTGLVKGVSAVMLMLFEGGYVGAQIVAAGTLLQVLTGVSPLVGILAGGVIVVGYTMLGGYFAVAWSDYFQGAIILAAFILLPVLAFTSYGLPFDDLAAMGGGLSSVTAGMTGWAAVFGIISYAAIGLGIPGNPHVMVRFMGIDEVENIRLAAVVAQLFMFVAYIGAGFVGLYGLVVFGGGISNTDNVMPMLTIDLFPGWLAGIILAAALAAMMSSADSQLLVATSAVVEDVYHGFIDPDAGQEKLVRYSQLVTLALGAGSIMFAYLAKDTPIYTLVLDYAWGGLGAAIGPTLIAALWWKRVTAKGAVASMLVGSSTMILWTQLSTLLGALGLSGLTEGSGFVASFLGVYGLFPAFILSTLVLVVVSLLTRPPEGVDEHFDIFDKPLSTVIEEDTPDYATDGGRDYAPKAVTETDTIRAHVDAADYWEE; from the coding sequence ATGCCTAGCGGGATCGCGGGCTCGGCGGGCACGTGGGTGCTCGGCACCTTCGCCGCCTACCTCCTCATCCTGCTCGGCATCGGCCTCTACTCCTCGCAGCTGATGGACACCGTCGACGACTACGTCATCGGCGGCCGCGAGGTCGGTCCCGTCGTCACCGGCTTCTCCGAGCGCGCCTCCGAGATGAGCGGGTGGCTCACCCTCGGCGTCCCCGGCGACGCCTACAACACCGGCGTCATGGCGTTCTACAACGCGCTCGGCATGATCCCCGCCGACCTCTTCGCGTGGGCGGGCATGGCCAAGCGCCTCCGCAAGTACTCCGAGATCGTCCGGGCGGTCACGCTCCCGACGTTCTTCGCGACGCGCCTCCAGGACGACACCGGCCTCGTGAAGGGCGTCTCCGCCGTGATGCTCATGCTCTTCGAGGGCGGCTACGTCGGCGCGCAGATCGTCGCCGCCGGCACCCTCCTACAGGTCCTCACCGGCGTCTCCCCGCTCGTGGGAATCCTCGCCGGCGGCGTCATCGTCGTCGGTTACACCATGCTGGGCGGGTACTTCGCCGTCGCGTGGTCCGACTACTTCCAGGGCGCCATCATACTCGCCGCCTTCATCCTCCTGCCCGTCCTCGCGTTCACCTCCTACGGGCTCCCCTTCGACGACCTCGCCGCGATGGGCGGCGGTCTCTCCAGCGTCACCGCGGGGATGACCGGCTGGGCCGCCGTCTTCGGCATCATCAGCTACGCCGCCATCGGGCTCGGCATCCCCGGCAACCCGCACGTGATGGTTCGCTTCATGGGCATCGACGAAGTCGAGAACATCCGTCTCGCCGCCGTCGTCGCCCAGCTCTTCATGTTCGTCGCCTACATCGGCGCCGGCTTCGTCGGCCTCTACGGTCTCGTCGTCTTCGGCGGCGGCATCTCGAACACGGACAACGTCATGCCGATGCTCACCATCGACCTCTTCCCCGGCTGGCTCGCCGGCATCATCCTCGCCGCCGCGCTCGCCGCGATGATGTCGAGTGCGGACTCACAGCTCCTCGTCGCCACCAGCGCCGTCGTCGAGGACGTCTACCACGGCTTCATCGACCCCGACGCCGGCCAGGAGAAGCTCGTGCGCTACTCCCAGCTCGTCACGCTCGCGCTCGGCGCCGGCAGCATCATGTTCGCCTACCTCGCCAAGGACACCCCGATCTACACGCTCGTCCTCGACTACGCGTGGGGCGGCCTCGGCGCCGCCATCGGGCCGACGCTCATCGCCGCCCTCTGGTGGAAGCGCGTCACCGCGAAGGGCGCCGTCGCGAGCATGCTCGTCGGCTCCTCGACGATGATCCTCTGGACGCAGCTCTCGACGCTCCTCGGTGCGCTCGGCCTGAGCGGCCTCACCGAGGGCTCGGGCTTCGTCGCGAGCTTCCTCGGCGTCTACGGGCTCTTCCCCGCGTTCATCCTCTCCACGCTCGTCCTCGTCGTCGTCTCCCTCCTCACCCGACCCCCGGAGGGCGTCGACGAGCACTTCGACATCTTCGATAAGCCGCTCTCGACCGTCATCGAGGAGGACACCCCCGACTACGCGACCGACGGCGGCCGCGACTACGCCCCGAAGGCCGTCACCGAGACCGACACCATCCGCGCGCACGTCGACGCCGCGGACTACTGGGAGGAGTGA
- a CDS encoding universal stress protein: MYERILLATDGTVASENAESHAIELAAAHDATLHVLYVVDEDVYQAYSGDEYVDEAEGPEHGLAEHGGEAIAAVREAAGEAGVDVVEALERGEPANTIVDYAEEADADVLVLGTKRRPDEYRALIGSITDRVLRLSTRPAVVVKTETEE, translated from the coding sequence ATGTACGAGCGAATCCTACTCGCCACGGACGGGACGGTCGCCTCCGAGAACGCCGAGTCGCACGCGATCGAGCTCGCGGCGGCCCACGACGCGACGCTGCACGTCCTCTACGTCGTCGACGAGGACGTCTATCAGGCCTACAGCGGCGACGAGTACGTGGACGAGGCCGAAGGCCCCGAGCACGGGCTGGCGGAGCACGGCGGCGAGGCCATCGCGGCGGTGCGCGAGGCCGCCGGGGAAGCGGGCGTCGACGTCGTGGAGGCGCTCGAGCGCGGCGAGCCCGCGAACACCATCGTGGACTACGCGGAGGAGGCGGACGCCGACGTGCTCGTCCTCGGGACGAAGCGGCGCCCCGACGAGTACCGCGCGCTCATCGGGAGCATCACGGACCGCGTCCTCCGCCTGAGCACGCGCCCGGCGGTCGTGGTGAAGACGGAGACCGAGGAGTAA
- a CDS encoding helix-turn-helix domain-containing protein — protein MSQATAGTGTHLTLDLWHPECWAIRATDRLPGGVLAHAIYDNPVGGDATARGVFTAFGESESEVEALLADIEDSPLTGSLNELQTRFDTRRVTPGSVSREFFLEYDPSDMICPQLLERGFVHNAPGRIEDGRESWHVCYAGERSEIEAEIDEIRERTGADIEVASVSTAGTDARQTRLLDKLTPSQREVFELARERGYYEWPREVSTRELADELDISKTTLLEHLRKAEGTLLDF, from the coding sequence ATGAGTCAGGCAACGGCGGGAACGGGAACGCATCTCACACTCGACCTGTGGCACCCGGAGTGCTGGGCGATCCGCGCGACCGATCGCCTCCCCGGGGGCGTGCTCGCGCACGCCATCTACGACAACCCCGTCGGCGGGGACGCGACGGCGCGCGGCGTCTTCACGGCGTTCGGGGAGAGCGAGTCGGAGGTCGAGGCGCTCCTCGCGGACATCGAGGACTCCCCGCTCACCGGGAGCCTGAACGAACTCCAGACGCGCTTCGACACGCGCCGCGTCACCCCCGGCTCCGTTTCCCGGGAGTTCTTCCTCGAGTACGACCCGAGCGACATGATCTGCCCGCAGCTCCTCGAACGCGGCTTCGTCCACAACGCGCCCGGGCGCATCGAGGACGGCCGCGAGTCGTGGCACGTCTGCTACGCGGGCGAGCGCTCGGAGATCGAGGCGGAGATCGACGAGATACGCGAGCGCACGGGCGCGGACATCGAGGTCGCGAGCGTCTCGACGGCGGGCACGGACGCGCGCCAGACGCGCCTCCTCGATAAGCTCACGCCGAGTCAGCGCGAGGTCTTCGAGCTCGCGCGCGAACGCGGCTACTACGAGTGGCCGCGCGAGGTCTCGACGCGCGAGCTCGCGGACGAACTCGACATCTCGAAGACGACGCTCCTCGAGCACCTGCGCAAGGCCGAGGGGACGCTCCTCGACTTCTGA
- a CDS encoding proline dehydrogenase family protein produces the protein MIPPIANRFVAGEEPEAALAHVAEVNDRGVGGILNLLGEHYDDRPDADADADAYCRLVDGIAERGLDASVSVKPSQIGIDLPTTAFEENLARIVDRAIERDVFVWVDMEDHETTDQTLDAVCEQAERHPHGVGLAIQANLKRTEADLARLADVPAAVRLVKGAYDEPAAIAYREQETVDEKYREYLEFLFREFDEGVAVGSHDPAMLEYARELHEEYGTPFEIQMLMGVREDAQFDLAEEYDVYQYAPYGPKWFQYFYRRVRERKKNALFALRAVVGV, from the coding sequence ATGATTCCCCCAATAGCGAATCGGTTCGTCGCCGGGGAGGAACCGGAGGCGGCGCTCGCGCACGTCGCCGAGGTCAACGACCGTGGCGTCGGCGGCATCCTCAACCTGCTCGGCGAGCACTACGACGACCGGCCGGACGCGGACGCGGACGCGGACGCCTACTGCCGGCTCGTCGACGGGATCGCCGAGCGCGGCCTCGACGCGAGCGTCTCCGTGAAGCCCTCGCAGATCGGGATCGACCTGCCGACGACGGCGTTCGAGGAGAACCTCGCGCGCATCGTCGACCGCGCCATCGAGCGCGACGTCTTCGTCTGGGTGGACATGGAGGACCACGAGACGACCGACCAGACGCTCGACGCGGTCTGCGAGCAGGCCGAGCGCCACCCGCACGGCGTCGGGCTCGCGATTCAGGCGAACCTCAAGCGGACCGAGGCGGACTTGGCGCGGCTCGCGGACGTCCCGGCGGCCGTCCGCCTCGTGAAGGGCGCGTACGACGAACCCGCCGCGATCGCCTACCGCGAGCAGGAGACGGTCGACGAGAAGTACCGGGAGTACCTCGAGTTCCTCTTCCGGGAGTTCGACGAGGGCGTCGCGGTCGGCAGTCACGACCCCGCGATGCTCGAGTACGCGCGGGAGCTCCACGAGGAGTACGGGACGCCCTTCGAAATCCAGATGCTCATGGGCGTCCGCGAGGACGCCCAGTTCGACCTCGCCGAGGAGTACGACGTCTACCAGTACGCCCCCTACGGGCCGAAGTGGTTCCAGTACTTCTACCGGCGGGTCCGAGAGCGCAAGAAGAACGCCCTCTTCGCGTTGCGCGCCGTCGTCGGCGTGTAG
- a CDS encoding DMT family transporter: MTASTRTLAAFGAASLLFGGTFVATKFGLAFFPPLLFVAFRFDVAAVALASYVVYAHRDALVPRTRGDLAGILATGALSIGLTNALLFVGQQYASSAVAAVVFSLNPILTPVFAGLLLAEERLSRRGAVGLLVGLLGVGLVVNPDPASFLAGGPGKLLVFAGAIAGALGSVLIRWADSDLSSSVRTAWGLPIGALLCHGLSLASGESLAAVAWTPQALLALAYVGVFAGAIAYIAYFGLLDTTGAIRANLVFYLVPVVATAGGWALLGETVTTLTVVGFLVVFAGFAVLGSDSVDADIDVDALAAALRERLPAGRRDDALGVEFEDAPRGFESD; encoded by the coding sequence ATGACCGCTTCTACGCGCACGCTCGCCGCGTTCGGTGCCGCGAGCCTCCTCTTCGGTGGGACGTTCGTCGCCACCAAGTTCGGCCTCGCGTTCTTCCCGCCTCTACTCTTCGTCGCGTTCCGCTTCGATGTCGCCGCCGTCGCGCTCGCCTCCTACGTCGTCTACGCGCACCGCGACGCCCTCGTGCCGCGCACGCGCGGCGACCTCGCGGGCATCCTCGCCACCGGCGCGCTCTCCATCGGCCTCACGAACGCCCTCCTCTTCGTCGGCCAGCAGTACGCCTCGAGCGCCGTGGCCGCCGTCGTCTTCAGCCTCAACCCCATCCTCACGCCCGTCTTCGCGGGCCTCCTCCTCGCCGAGGAACGCCTCTCGCGGCGCGGCGCCGTCGGCCTCCTCGTCGGCCTGCTCGGCGTCGGCCTCGTCGTCAACCCCGACCCCGCGAGCTTCCTCGCGGGCGGCCCCGGCAAGCTCCTCGTCTTCGCGGGCGCCATCGCCGGCGCGCTCGGGAGCGTCCTCATCCGCTGGGCGGACAGCGACCTCTCCAGTAGCGTGCGGACCGCGTGGGGGCTCCCCATCGGCGCGCTCCTCTGTCACGGCCTCAGCCTCGCGAGCGGGGAGTCGCTCGCCGCTGTCGCGTGGACGCCGCAGGCGCTCCTCGCGCTCGCGTACGTCGGCGTCTTCGCCGGCGCCATCGCCTACATCGCCTACTTCGGTCTCCTCGACACGACGGGCGCCATCCGCGCGAACCTCGTCTTCTACCTCGTGCCCGTCGTCGCCACCGCCGGCGGGTGGGCGCTCCTCGGCGAGACCGTCACGACGCTCACCGTCGTCGGCTTCCTCGTCGTCTTCGCCGGCTTCGCCGTCCTCGGGAGCGACTCCGTCGACGCCGACATCGACGTCGACGCGCTCGCGGCCGCCCTCCGCGAGCGCCTCCCCGCCGGCCGCCGCGACGACGCCCTCGGCGTCGAGTTCGAGGACGCCCCGCGCGGCTTCGAGTCCGACTGA
- a CDS encoding SDR family NAD(P)-dependent oxidoreductase, giving the protein MGTTSHDYSDDTVIVTGATSGIGREVALRFGEAGATVINADLREVPKEDGLSTPTHEAIEEAGGRAEFVETDVSDADAVAAVVEGAREFGGVDVMVNNAGIYRHASLTETETAAFDQVMAINARGVFAGCRAAARDMLDRGVKGAIVNTASVSSEYAQVGHSMYDASKGAVMMLTRVAAAELAPHGIRVNAVAPGIIETSFGEGNPDIGGEREESFIVDDADLPDLDATTVGSDIPMDRLGTPEDLAGAYLFLAGDDADYVTGHLLYVDGGYHTV; this is encoded by the coding sequence ATGGGTACGACGTCCCACGACTACTCGGACGACACCGTGATCGTGACTGGTGCGACCTCCGGAATCGGCCGCGAGGTCGCGCTCCGCTTCGGCGAGGCGGGCGCGACCGTCATCAACGCGGACCTCCGCGAGGTCCCGAAGGAGGACGGTCTCTCGACGCCGACGCACGAAGCCATCGAGGAGGCGGGCGGTCGCGCGGAGTTCGTGGAGACGGACGTCTCCGACGCGGACGCGGTCGCGGCGGTCGTCGAGGGCGCGCGCGAGTTCGGCGGCGTGGACGTCATGGTGAACAACGCCGGGATCTACCGCCACGCCTCGCTCACCGAGACGGAGACGGCGGCGTTCGACCAAGTGATGGCGATAAACGCTCGCGGCGTCTTCGCGGGCTGTCGGGCGGCCGCGCGCGACATGCTCGATCGCGGCGTCAAGGGCGCCATCGTGAACACGGCGTCGGTGAGCTCCGAGTACGCGCAGGTCGGCCACTCGATGTACGACGCCTCGAAGGGCGCGGTGATGATGCTCACGCGGGTCGCGGCGGCGGAGCTCGCGCCGCACGGCATCCGCGTGAACGCCGTCGCGCCCGGCATCATCGAGACGTCGTTCGGCGAGGGGAACCCCGACATCGGCGGCGAGCGCGAGGAGTCCTTCATCGTTGACGACGCCGACCTCCCGGACCTCGACGCGACGACGGTCGGCTCGGACATCCCGATGGACCGACTGGGGACGCCCGAGGACCTCGCGGGCGCCTATCTCTTCCTCGCGGGCGACGACGCCGACTACGTCACCGGCCACCTGCTCTACGTGGACGGTGGCTACCACACCGTCTGA
- a CDS encoding helix-turn-helix transcriptional regulator yields MESALEDVEFLARSPNRVEVLCLLAGGRHTRTALAEETGASQATLGRILTDFQERAWVRRAGSEYVATATGRLVASALSDLLDSLETERELRDIVDYLPTHAMDFDLGHLQDATITFPSETRPDAPVKRVVDLIRDAEDVTVFSHAFNERSLAAVHDRVTAGDATFRAVFSEHAVDALADAPDLRARLEGLLAHDAADARVHGEGIPLAVTIADETVHMLLRDENGVLQASLDTDDDAVRAWASDTFDHYWRSAAPLEKSALE; encoded by the coding sequence ATGGAGTCAGCGCTGGAGGACGTGGAGTTCCTCGCTCGCTCGCCGAACCGCGTCGAGGTGCTGTGTCTCCTCGCGGGCGGGCGCCACACGCGCACCGCGCTCGCCGAGGAGACGGGCGCCTCGCAGGCGACGCTCGGGCGCATCCTCACCGACTTCCAGGAGCGCGCGTGGGTCAGGCGCGCCGGGAGCGAGTACGTCGCGACGGCCACCGGCCGCCTCGTCGCCAGCGCCCTCAGCGACCTCCTCGACAGCCTCGAGACGGAGCGCGAACTCCGCGATATCGTCGACTACCTCCCGACGCACGCGATGGACTTCGACCTCGGCCATCTGCAGGACGCCACCATCACGTTCCCGAGCGAGACGCGCCCGGACGCGCCCGTGAAGCGCGTCGTCGACCTCATCAGGGACGCCGAGGACGTGACGGTGTTCTCCCACGCGTTCAACGAGCGGAGCCTCGCGGCCGTCCACGACCGCGTTACCGCCGGCGACGCCACCTTCCGCGCGGTGTTCTCCGAGCACGCCGTCGACGCGCTCGCGGACGCTCCGGACCTCCGCGCGCGCCTCGAGGGCCTGCTCGCGCACGACGCCGCCGACGCCCGCGTCCACGGGGAGGGCATCCCGCTCGCCGTCACCATCGCCGACGAGACGGTCCACATGCTGTTGCGCGACGAGAACGGCGTCCTGCAGGCCTCGCTCGACACCGACGACGACGCCGTGCGCGCGTGGGCGAGCGACACCTTCGACCACTACTGGCGGAGCGCCGCCCCGCTCGAAAAGTCGGCCCTCGAGTAG
- a CDS encoding PAS domain S-box protein: MNGGLRARASAHSWIAVSLLGVLALLVPLYDAWDDVTTLSWGVTATAVENAPLVLLALGLVWGGVWLRRRDWADAYTATVAKWTVGITAVLAGLYALVVVLQLWAMRALKPLVLALDGVVFGAALAFGVGVYSARQRIARDDLARSREEYRTLTDDVLDTSEVATFILDEEFDVVWVNEAVAEYFGTERADVVGRHKPALVEESIAARFEEPSAFRERVLETYAPDAGAAEFECHLLGGPEREERWLKHSSQPIESGLYAGGRIEHYTDVTAVKRRERELDLRERKLRELYEAISDASLTFEEQVDALIGVGRELLDADYGSFARIDADADAYHVEVAQSEAGDVAAGETLPLAETHCRHTVAAERTIQFGTRPLDVAEKAYGTDAGFESYVGTPVYADGTLYGTLCFLDRAEADAFDDWQLTMVELMGSWIGYELERTQLLEARRRDLREEEAKFEEFVDSVDDYAILTLDEGGHVTSWNPGAARIKGYEQSEIVGEHFSVFYPEERVEAGIPESLLAEAAETGQANDEGWRVRQDGTRFWADVTIAARHDADGAHVGYTKVVEDMTEQRERERELEHERERLEFMNRILRHNILNGLNLVGARTDILEDRIDDPESREHVETISRRADDLSSLIGTMRTFMDAVVNESEHETYPVSLRAELEAAVARVADSHPAAVFETHDLPDAEATVVGDDLVSEVLENVLENAVVHNDAETPRVEVWVTETTCAVDADAASGDARTGGQLDDGAETAERDALCVHVADNGPGIPDEEKASVLRKGVSELSEPGNGFGLYLVTEMMAAYGGAVDVRDADPGGPEEGAAFELVFPRAE; encoded by the coding sequence ATGAACGGCGGGCTTCGGGCGCGGGCGAGCGCGCATTCGTGGATCGCGGTCTCCCTGCTGGGCGTTCTCGCCCTCCTCGTGCCCCTCTACGACGCGTGGGACGACGTCACCACCCTCTCGTGGGGGGTGACGGCGACGGCCGTGGAGAACGCCCCCCTCGTCCTGCTCGCGCTCGGCCTCGTCTGGGGCGGCGTCTGGCTCCGCCGGCGCGACTGGGCGGACGCCTACACGGCGACGGTCGCGAAGTGGACGGTCGGGATCACCGCGGTGCTCGCCGGCCTCTACGCGCTCGTCGTCGTGCTCCAACTCTGGGCGATGCGCGCCCTCAAGCCGCTCGTGCTCGCGCTCGACGGGGTCGTCTTCGGCGCCGCGCTCGCGTTCGGCGTCGGCGTCTACAGCGCGCGCCAGCGCATCGCTCGCGACGACCTCGCGCGGAGCCGCGAGGAGTATCGGACGCTCACCGACGACGTCCTCGACACCTCCGAGGTCGCGACGTTCATCCTCGACGAGGAGTTCGACGTCGTCTGGGTCAACGAGGCGGTTGCGGAGTACTTCGGAACCGAACGCGCGGACGTCGTCGGCCGGCACAAGCCCGCCCTCGTCGAGGAGTCCATCGCGGCGCGCTTCGAGGAGCCGTCGGCGTTCCGCGAGCGCGTGCTCGAGACGTACGCGCCCGACGCCGGCGCGGCGGAGTTCGAGTGCCACCTGCTCGGCGGGCCGGAGCGCGAGGAGCGCTGGCTCAAACACTCGAGTCAGCCGATCGAGAGCGGGCTCTACGCGGGCGGGCGCATCGAGCACTACACGGACGTCACGGCGGTGAAGCGCCGCGAGCGCGAACTCGACCTCCGCGAGCGCAAGCTCCGCGAGCTCTACGAGGCGATCTCGGACGCGTCGCTCACCTTCGAGGAACAGGTCGACGCCCTCATCGGGGTGGGTCGCGAGCTCCTCGACGCCGACTACGGCTCGTTCGCCCGCATCGACGCCGACGCGGACGCCTACCACGTCGAGGTCGCCCAGTCCGAGGCCGGCGACGTCGCGGCCGGCGAGACCCTCCCGCTCGCGGAGACGCACTGCCGGCACACGGTCGCCGCCGAGCGCACGATCCAGTTCGGCACGCGGCCGCTCGACGTCGCGGAGAAGGCGTACGGGACGGACGCCGGCTTCGAGTCGTACGTCGGGACGCCGGTCTACGCGGACGGCACGCTCTACGGGACGCTCTGCTTCCTCGACCGGGCGGAAGCCGACGCGTTCGACGACTGGCAGCTCACGATGGTCGAGCTGATGGGGAGCTGGATCGGCTACGAGCTCGAGCGCACGCAACTCCTCGAAGCGCGCCGTCGCGACCTCCGCGAGGAGGAGGCGAAGTTCGAGGAGTTCGTCGACAGCGTCGACGACTACGCCATCCTCACGCTCGACGAGGGCGGGCACGTCACGTCGTGGAACCCCGGTGCGGCGCGGATAAAGGGCTACGAGCAGTCGGAGATCGTCGGCGAGCACTTCTCCGTCTTCTACCCCGAGGAGCGCGTCGAGGCGGGGATACCCGAGTCGCTGCTCGCGGAGGCCGCCGAGACCGGGCAGGCCAACGACGAGGGGTGGCGCGTCCGGCAGGACGGCACGCGCTTCTGGGCGGACGTAACGATCGCGGCGCGTCACGACGCCGACGGCGCGCACGTCGGCTACACGAAGGTGGTCGAGGACATGACCGAGCAGCGCGAGCGCGAGCGCGAACTCGAACACGAGCGCGAGCGCCTCGAGTTCATGAACCGCATCCTCCGACACAACATCCTGAACGGGCTGAACCTCGTCGGCGCCCGCACCGACATCCTCGAGGACCGAATCGACGACCCGGAATCCCGCGAGCACGTGGAGACGATCTCCCGTCGCGCCGACGACCTCTCCTCGCTCATCGGCACGATGCGGACGTTCATGGACGCGGTCGTGAACGAGTCGGAGCACGAGACGTACCCGGTGTCGCTCCGGGCGGAACTCGAGGCGGCGGTCGCGCGCGTCGCCGACTCCCACCCGGCCGCGGTCTTCGAGACGCACGACCTCCCGGACGCCGAGGCGACGGTGGTCGGGGACGACCTCGTCAGCGAGGTCCTCGAGAACGTCCTCGAGAACGCCGTCGTCCACAACGACGCGGAGACGCCGCGCGTCGAGGTGTGGGTGACGGAGACGACCTGTGCGGTGGACGCCGACGCGGCGAGCGGCGACGCGCGGACGGGCGGACAGTTGGACGACGGGGCGGAAACGGCCGAGCGCGACGCGCTCTGCGTGCACGTCGCCGACAACGGCCCCGGCATCCCGGACGAGGAGAAGGCGTCCGTCCTCCGGAAGGGGGTCTCCGAACTCAGCGAACCGGGGAACGGCTTCGGGCTCTACCTCGTGACGGAGATGATGGCGGCCTACGGCGGCGCGGTCGACGTCCGCGACGCCGACCCCGGCGGGCCGGAGGAGGGGGCGGCGTTCGAACTCGTCTTTCCGCGCGCGGAGTGA
- a CDS encoding aldehyde dehydrogenase family protein, whose translation MPVHEHYIDGEWRSGEGEETFESRSPATRETLGEFQRGTPADVAAAVEAAEDAQEEWRALSYVDRAEYLWEIYEELKDRHEELGRTVSQECGKEISEGKADVTEAWHMVEWAAGNARHPHGDVVPSEIPSKDAYMRRKPRGVIGCITPWNFPVAIPFWHMALSLVEGNTVVWKPAEQTPYCGQIIAEMFDDTGIPDGVFNMVQGYGDAGNAIVENDTVDTVLFTGSAEVGHSIAEKLGGVPGRDVALEMGGKNAVVVTEEADLDIAVHSALMSSFKTTGQRCVSAERLIVHEDVYDEFKSRFVDLAEDVAVGDPLDENTFMGPLADADQVEKFHDYNQLAREEGVDVLVDREDLDAEEIPDGHEEGFWVGPFVYEADYDAELRCIEEEVFGPHVALIPYSGDIERALEIHNAVDYGLAGAIVSEDYRQINYYRDHAEVGLSYGNLPCIGAEVHLPFGGVKKSGSGPASAREAIEAVTERTAWTLNNSKDIEMAQGLSADIKTDDE comes from the coding sequence ATGCCCGTTCACGAGCACTACATCGACGGCGAATGGCGGTCCGGTGAGGGCGAGGAGACGTTCGAGAGTCGCTCGCCGGCGACGCGCGAGACGCTCGGCGAGTTCCAGCGCGGGACGCCGGCGGACGTCGCGGCGGCCGTCGAGGCCGCCGAGGACGCACAGGAGGAGTGGCGCGCGCTCTCCTACGTGGACCGCGCGGAGTACCTCTGGGAGATCTACGAGGAGCTGAAGGACCGCCACGAGGAGCTCGGGCGGACCGTCTCACAGGAGTGCGGGAAGGAGATCAGCGAGGGGAAGGCGGACGTCACCGAGGCGTGGCACATGGTCGAGTGGGCGGCCGGGAACGCCCGCCACCCGCACGGCGACGTCGTCCCCTCCGAAATCCCGAGCAAGGACGCCTACATGCGCCGCAAGCCTCGCGGCGTCATCGGCTGTATCACGCCGTGGAACTTCCCGGTCGCCATTCCGTTCTGGCACATGGCGCTCTCGCTCGTTGAGGGCAACACGGTCGTGTGGAAGCCCGCCGAGCAGACGCCGTACTGCGGGCAGATAATCGCCGAGATGTTCGACGACACCGGCATCCCCGACGGCGTGTTCAACATGGTGCAGGGGTACGGCGACGCCGGGAACGCAATCGTCGAGAACGACACCGTCGACACCGTGCTCTTCACGGGGAGCGCGGAGGTCGGCCACTCCATCGCGGAGAAACTCGGCGGCGTCCCCGGCCGCGACGTCGCCCTCGAGATGGGCGGGAAGAACGCGGTCGTCGTCACCGAGGAGGCCGACCTCGACATCGCCGTCCACTCCGCGCTCATGTCCTCGTTCAAGACGACGGGCCAGCGCTGCGTCTCCGCCGAGCGCCTCATCGTCCACGAGGACGTCTACGATGAGTTCAAGTCGCGCTTCGTCGACCTCGCCGAGGACGTCGCGGTCGGCGACCCGCTCGACGAGAACACCTTCATGGGCCCGCTCGCGGACGCCGATCAGGTCGAGAAGTTCCACGACTACAACCAGCTCGCCCGCGAGGAGGGCGTGGACGTCCTCGTCGACCGCGAGGACCTCGACGCCGAGGAGATCCCCGACGGCCACGAGGAGGGCTTCTGGGTCGGGCCGTTCGTCTACGAGGCCGACTACGACGCCGAACTGCGCTGCATCGAAGAGGAAGTCTTCGGCCCGCACGTCGCGCTCATCCCCTACTCCGGCGACATCGAGCGCGCGCTCGAAATCCACAACGCCGTCGACTACGGCCTCGCCGGCGCCATCGTCAGCGAGGACTACCGCCAGATCAACTACTACCGCGACCACGCGGAGGTCGGCCTCTCCTACGGCAACCTCCCCTGCATCGGCGCGGAGGTCCACCTCCCCTTCGGCGGCGTGAAGAAGTCCGGCTCCGGGCCCGCGTCCGCGCGCGAAGCCATCGAGGCCGTCACCGAGCGCACGGCGTGGACGCTCAACAACTCGAAGGACATCGAGATGGCCCAGGGCCTCTCCGCCGACATCAAGACCGACGACGAATAA
- a CDS encoding DUF7124 domain-containing protein, which translates to MSITGGSDGGEMTLAFSLAAIQRLADPKAALEDARRWSRHVGVVDHDRGGVERVVEADDLPQDYDLGELDIWLALEGIRDDADTARYVYVATTEDDRRPADFLDWEFQLVGDAAERAGWPLVEDETA; encoded by the coding sequence ATGAGCATCACCGGCGGTAGTGACGGCGGCGAGATGACGCTCGCGTTCTCGCTGGCGGCCATCCAGCGCCTCGCGGACCCGAAGGCGGCCCTCGAGGACGCGCGGCGGTGGAGTCGGCACGTCGGCGTCGTCGACCACGACCGAGGCGGCGTCGAGCGCGTCGTCGAGGCGGACGACCTCCCGCAGGACTACGACCTCGGCGAGCTCGACATCTGGCTCGCGCTCGAGGGCATCCGCGACGACGCGGACACCGCGCGCTACGTCTACGTCGCCACCACCGAGGACGACCGGCGGCCCGCCGACTTCCTCGACTGGGAGTTCCAACTCGTCGGGGACGCCGCCGAGCGGGCGGGATGGCCGCTCGTAGAGGACGAAACGGCGTGA